The Nitrospiraceae bacterium genome has a window encoding:
- a CDS encoding DUF3047 domain-containing protein gives MAIALCTVSALVPPASSGSAQGPESIPVATFSAAVPGEAAPEGWTPLTFKKIPKHTHYVVVREQGQTIVKATSQASASGLTKAVTIDPKEYPIVRWRWRVENVLQKSDMTRKDGDDYPARLYITFLYEPDRVSFGRKLKYQAGRALFGDIPIAALNYVWESRAPVGTIIDNAFTDFAKMVVVQSGSQHVGAWVEQERNVYEDYRQAFGGEPPMISGVAIMTDTDNTGEQATAYYGDIVFVKAGATPK, from the coding sequence ATGGCCATAGCCTTGTGCACGGTCAGCGCCCTTGTCCCGCCGGCATCATCCGGCTCGGCACAGGGCCCTGAAAGCATACCGGTGGCAACATTCTCAGCCGCTGTACCGGGAGAAGCCGCCCCCGAGGGGTGGACGCCGCTGACGTTCAAGAAGATCCCCAAACATACACACTATGTCGTGGTGCGCGAGCAGGGGCAGACCATTGTAAAGGCCACGAGTCAGGCTTCGGCTTCCGGACTCACGAAGGCGGTGACGATCGATCCGAAAGAATACCCCATCGTCCGATGGCGTTGGCGGGTCGAGAATGTGCTGCAGAAAAGCGACATGACGAGAAAGGACGGCGATGACTATCCCGCGCGCCTGTACATCACCTTTCTGTATGAGCCCGACCGTGTCAGCTTTGGTCGGAAGCTCAAGTATCAAGCGGGCCGCGCACTCTTCGGAGACATTCCCATCGCTGCATTGAACTACGTTTGGGAGAGCCGCGCGCCGGTCGGGACCATCATCGATAACGCCTTCACCGATTTTGCCAAAATGGTCGTCGTGCAGAGCGGATCCCAGCATGTGGGAGCATGGGTAGAGCAGGAGCGGAACGTCTACGAGGACTACCGGCAGGCGTTCGGCGGCGAACCACCGATGATCAGCGGTGTCGCCATCATGACGGACACGGATAATACGGGAGAGCAGGCAACCGCCTACTATGGCGATATCGTTTTTGTGAAGGCCGGCGCGACGCCGAAGTAA
- a CDS encoding mercuric reductase has protein sequence MLPDDEYNRTLLHNVHPSDWENPTPAGRYNLVVIGAGTAGLVTAVIAAGVGARVALVERHLMGGDCLNVGCVPSKGLIRASRAWSDLRRAAEFGLGIPAGVTYDFGIAMARMRKLRARISHVDSAHRYQSLGVDVYIGAARFAAGNRVTVEGAAGHRTLDYVKAVICTGARPSEPAIPGLQDTGYLTNETVFGLTALPERIGVIGAGPIGCELAQAFARFGSQVSLIEAAHGIMPNEDRDAAAIVQQAMLRDGVTLRCCGQDLQVSKVEGGKRLTVHSHDHRYDITVDEILVGAGRMPNVEGLGLEAVGVVHDKSGVTVNERLQTSNPEIFAAGDVCSRYKFTHAADAMAQIVIQNALFPHPLGLGYASTKSLVMPWCTFTEPEVAHVGLYEADARKQGIEVETYTYKLDEVDRAILDGSEEGFARIHVQKGTGKLLGATVVALHAGDLISEWSVLMKSGASVKTLASTIHPYPTQAEVNKKVVNLWRKAHFSPGTKAWLMKVFAWMRR, from the coding sequence ATGTTGCCGGATGACGAATACAACCGGACATTGCTGCACAACGTTCATCCTTCAGACTGGGAGAATCCCACCCCGGCCGGCCGGTACAATCTGGTCGTGATCGGGGCCGGCACCGCGGGCCTGGTGACGGCCGTGATTGCCGCAGGGGTGGGGGCCAGAGTTGCGCTTGTTGAGCGGCATTTGATGGGAGGGGATTGTCTCAACGTCGGCTGTGTGCCGTCCAAGGGATTGATACGGGCTTCTCGCGCGTGGTCGGATCTGCGCCGGGCCGCTGAGTTCGGGCTGGGGATTCCGGCCGGCGTCACGTATGATTTCGGGATTGCCATGGCGCGAATGCGCAAATTGCGCGCACGGATCAGCCATGTCGATTCCGCTCACCGGTACCAGTCGCTCGGAGTGGATGTCTATATCGGGGCCGCGCGCTTTGCTGCGGGAAATCGCGTCACGGTGGAGGGGGCGGCAGGTCACCGTACGCTCGACTATGTCAAGGCGGTTATCTGTACGGGGGCTCGCCCGTCCGAGCCGGCGATTCCCGGCCTCCAAGACACCGGATATCTCACGAACGAAACGGTTTTTGGTCTCACCGCGCTCCCGGAGCGTATCGGAGTCATCGGTGCCGGTCCGATCGGATGTGAGCTTGCGCAGGCCTTCGCACGGTTCGGCAGCCAGGTCTCTCTGATCGAGGCAGCCCATGGGATCATGCCGAACGAGGACCGGGATGCGGCGGCGATTGTGCAACAGGCGATGCTGCGAGATGGGGTGACACTGCGTTGTTGCGGACAAGATCTGCAGGTGTCGAAGGTTGAGGGAGGAAAGCGTCTGACGGTCCATTCGCACGACCACCGCTATGATATAACGGTCGACGAGATTCTCGTCGGAGCCGGAAGGATGCCGAATGTCGAGGGGTTGGGGCTCGAGGCGGTCGGAGTCGTCCATGACAAGTCGGGCGTCACCGTCAATGAAAGGCTCCAGACCAGTAACCCCGAGATCTTTGCTGCCGGCGACGTGTGCTCCCGCTATAAATTTACCCATGCGGCGGACGCGATGGCGCAAATCGTGATCCAGAACGCACTGTTTCCCCATCCATTGGGGCTGGGCTACGCGAGTACGAAATCGTTGGTCATGCCCTGGTGCACGTTTACGGAACCGGAGGTGGCGCATGTGGGGTTGTACGAGGCTGATGCGCGCAAGCAGGGCATCGAGGTTGAGACCTACACCTATAAGTTAGATGAAGTAGACCGTGCCATTCTTGACGGATCCGAGGAGGGGTTCGCGCGGATTCACGTCCAGAAGGGCACGGGCAAACTGCTCGGCGCGACGGTCGTGGCGCTTCATGCGGGAGATTTGATCAGCGAGTGGTCTGTTCTCATGAAATCGGGGGCCAGCGTGAAGACCTTGGCCTCGACCATCCATCCCTATCCCACGCAGGCTGAAGTCAATAAGAAGGTCGTAAATCTCTGGCGAAAGGCGCACTTCAGCCCCGGAACCAAAGCCTGGTTGATGAAGGTATTTGCCTGGATGAGGCGTTGA
- a CDS encoding TVP38/TMEM64 family protein has protein sequence MISTQVAMTTSIEPSGSSRNAGSGRVLLGLSLALGIAAFFYFDLGHLLSLDVLKANRDRLLAFTQEHYGAAVGLFVLVYCTVVGLSLPGGTIMTLAGGFLFGSLLGTLYVNLGATTGATLAFLSSRYLLRDWVERKFGHRLGPIQDGFAKNAFSYLMTLRLIPLFPFFLVNMVSGLTRVNVGTYMLATALGIIPGSFIFAYAGRQLGTINSIKEIASPNVLLAFTLLGLLTLMPVLYKKYMGKTA, from the coding sequence ATGATATCCACTCAAGTGGCGATGACGACGTCGATTGAACCATCCGGCTCGAGTAGGAACGCCGGCTCGGGCCGGGTTCTTCTTGGGCTCAGCCTAGCCTTGGGTATTGCCGCCTTTTTCTATTTCGATCTTGGGCACTTGCTCTCCCTCGATGTCTTGAAAGCCAATCGAGATCGACTCCTCGCATTTACCCAAGAACACTATGGCGCGGCCGTAGGCCTCTTCGTGCTGGTCTATTGCACTGTGGTGGGGTTATCGTTGCCCGGCGGCACGATCATGACGCTCGCGGGAGGTTTTCTGTTCGGGAGCCTGCTCGGCACACTCTACGTCAATCTTGGGGCCACAACCGGCGCGACACTGGCCTTTCTGTCATCGCGCTATCTGCTGAGGGATTGGGTCGAACGGAAGTTCGGGCACAGGCTGGGGCCGATTCAAGATGGATTTGCCAAGAATGCCTTCAGTTACTTGATGACGCTGCGCCTGATTCCGCTGTTCCCGTTTTTTCTGGTGAATATGGTCTCCGGCCTCACCCGCGTGAATGTCGGGACCTACATGCTCGCGACCGCGCTCGGGATCATCCCTGGGAGTTTCATTTTCGCCTATGCGGGCCGCCAGCTCGGAACCATCAACTCGATCAAGGAAATCGCCTCTCCCAATGTGTTATTGGCCTTTACGCTGTTGGGCCTGCTGACTCTGATGCCTGTTCTGTACAAGAAGTACATGGGCAAAACTGCATGA
- a CDS encoding response regulator transcription factor, which translates to MNRPTVRRQLKQWKKVSPSAAPKKPLAISIRLRQPTPREVQVVRLIWAGLKNRQIGERLNISVRTVEAHRSSVMLKLGVSNTAQLLRAAIQQRLV; encoded by the coding sequence ATGAACAGACCTACCGTGCGCCGCCAATTGAAACAGTGGAAGAAAGTATCGCCGTCCGCCGCACCGAAAAAACCCCTCGCGATCAGCATCCGACTGCGACAACCGACCCCACGCGAAGTCCAGGTGGTCCGCCTGATCTGGGCCGGACTGAAGAACCGTCAAATCGGAGAACGCCTCAATATCAGCGTGCGGACGGTTGAAGCCCACCGCTCATCGGTGATGCTGAAGCTAGGCGTTTCCAACACCGCACAATTGCTTCGCGCCGCTATCCAACAACGGCTCGTATAG
- a CDS encoding sulfite oxidase-like oxidoreductase, whose protein sequence is MDQNDRLTKAKENWAKARRGGEEREVFYEGDDRLPPGQHLVETWPVLDLGFKPEISLSEWTLAIKGFVQTPVTWTWNDFQAQPQFRDISDFHCVTSWSRYDNEWEGVSFKQLIAVAQPLSLAKYVLFKSYDDYTTNLPMEACDDDDVLLAHKWNGQPLTKEHGGPVRVIVPKRYAWKGAKWVKEITFSDRDEKGFWEVRGYSNTAFPWKNDRYG, encoded by the coding sequence ATGGATCAAAACGACCGATTGACCAAGGCAAAGGAAAACTGGGCTAAAGCCCGTCGGGGTGGGGAAGAACGAGAAGTCTTTTACGAAGGAGATGACCGGCTCCCGCCCGGACAACACCTCGTTGAAACCTGGCCTGTGCTGGATTTGGGGTTCAAACCAGAGATCTCGCTCTCCGAATGGACGCTAGCCATCAAGGGATTCGTCCAAACTCCCGTAACCTGGACGTGGAATGATTTTCAGGCGCAACCGCAATTCAGAGACATCTCTGATTTTCACTGCGTCACATCTTGGAGTCGCTACGACAACGAATGGGAAGGCGTAAGCTTCAAGCAACTGATCGCCGTCGCCCAGCCACTGTCCCTCGCCAAGTACGTGCTGTTTAAATCATACGACGACTACACGACAAACCTCCCCATGGAAGCCTGTGACGACGACGACGTGCTGCTCGCCCACAAATGGAACGGCCAGCCGCTCACCAAGGAACACGGAGGCCCGGTTCGCGTCATCGTCCCCAAACGCTATGCCTGGAAGGGCGCGAAATGGGTCAAGGAGATCACATTTTCGGATCGCGACGAAAAAGGCTTCTGGGAAGTCCGCGGCTATTCCAACACAGCCTTCCCCTGGAAGAATGATCGGTACGGCTGA
- a CDS encoding dipeptide epimerase: MRRPDTRVNANCIQRIHLWPVDIPITDPFVVATGSRVTAQNVFVRVTLVDGTTGYGEAAPFPEVGGEDRASCLAAATRLARSLIGRSASDYEQIAADLQQTALSHPAARCGLETAILDAQCRSQHIPFWALWGSAEVRAHGTDITIPICDAEKTIQLAKGWYARGFRLFKMKVGLDVDEDIRRLELVHQALPGIAFIGDGNQGFSREECLAFARGVAGFGGRLVLLEQPLVREDLDGLHAIRHLTGIPVAADESVRSLEDARRVVESSAADYINIKIMKTGVIEAFHIAKLTLEAGLRLMVGGMVETRVAMGCSFSLVLGLGHFDVLDLDTPLLLADDPVTGGYRYDGPHLQPWREPGLDMTILPPPDAIIVS, encoded by the coding sequence CTGCGACGCCCTGATACCCGCGTGAACGCGAACTGCATTCAGCGCATCCACCTCTGGCCGGTCGACATTCCGATCACGGATCCGTTCGTCGTGGCGACCGGTTCACGCGTCACTGCACAAAATGTCTTTGTCCGCGTCACCTTGGTGGACGGTACGACCGGCTACGGCGAAGCCGCCCCATTCCCCGAAGTCGGCGGCGAGGACCGCGCGTCCTGCCTCGCAGCGGCCACAAGGCTTGCCCGTTCACTTATCGGACGATCGGCCTCAGACTATGAACAAATTGCGGCAGACCTACAGCAAACGGCGCTTTCCCATCCCGCTGCTCGTTGCGGACTGGAAACAGCCATCCTCGACGCCCAGTGCCGCTCGCAACATATTCCCTTCTGGGCCCTCTGGGGATCGGCCGAGGTGCGTGCGCACGGCACCGACATCACCATTCCGATTTGCGATGCCGAAAAGACGATCCAACTCGCCAAAGGTTGGTATGCGAGAGGCTTTCGGCTCTTCAAAATGAAAGTCGGACTCGATGTGGACGAAGACATCCGCCGGCTGGAGCTTGTGCATCAGGCTCTACCTGGGATCGCGTTCATCGGGGACGGAAACCAGGGGTTTTCCCGCGAAGAATGTCTGGCGTTTGCGCGGGGAGTGGCGGGATTCGGCGGACGGCTGGTGCTGCTGGAGCAGCCGTTGGTCAGGGAGGATCTCGACGGACTTCATGCGATTCGCCACCTCACCGGCATTCCCGTCGCCGCCGACGAATCGGTCCGCTCCCTTGAGGATGCTCGTCGGGTAGTTGAGTCCTCCGCCGCCGACTATATCAACATCAAAATCATGAAGACCGGGGTCATCGAAGCGTTCCATATTGCGAAGCTCACCCTCGAAGCCGGCCTCCGCTTGATGGTCGGCGGGATGGTCGAAACCCGAGTGGCGATGGGATGCTCCTTCAGTCTAGTACTGGGGCTTGGACATTTCGATGTTCTGGATCTCGATACTCCGCTATTGCTTGCCGATGATCCCGTGACCGGTGGCTATCGGTATGATGGCCCGCACCTGCAACCCTGGCGTGAACCGGGTCTCGACATGACGATCCTTCCGCCTCCCGACGCCATCATCGTCAGCTAA
- a CDS encoding DUF3565 domain-containing protein → MQQKIVGYHQDEEGHWVADLACGHGQHVRHQPPLTTRLWVLTEEGRRTRLGMVLNCKRCEEPDPPKL, encoded by the coding sequence ATGCAACAGAAGATAGTCGGCTACCATCAGGACGAAGAAGGACACTGGGTCGCGGATCTGGCCTGCGGCCACGGGCAACATGTGCGGCATCAACCGCCGCTGACTACGCGCCTGTGGGTGTTGACCGAGGAAGGACGCCGGACGAGGCTGGGGATGGTGCTCAACTGCAAGCGCTGCGAGGAACCGGATCCGCCGAAGCTGTAA
- a CDS encoding NAD(P)-dependent oxidoreductase: MTTAEFRIGIVGVGRMGANMARRLKDRGYTVVAVQDADARRAQELAKELNCDASATPARLAGLSNTVLTVISDDTAMRHIFSASGPDSLLQHAKDRLFINCATLSPGIHQEIQTLVEQRGGTTLEACMASSIPQARQGTLYLMCGGRREVFDRARALLEDLSAHLRYIGPAGTAANVKALVNMVMNANTAALAEGLGLGAALGLDLTMLREVFAQTGANSRVLETDGEDMQRRAHDCYFSASHAAKDSGIALALAEQVGLTLPVAQATYAQYSRLVEEGKGELDKSAIAELTFKDRLAG, translated from the coding sequence ATGACGACGGCAGAGTTTCGCATTGGAATAGTCGGGGTCGGCCGGATGGGGGCCAACATGGCCCGCCGATTGAAAGATCGAGGCTATACGGTAGTGGCCGTGCAGGATGCCGACGCACGGCGCGCGCAGGAACTGGCCAAGGAGCTGAACTGCGACGCCTCTGCCACGCCCGCCCGTCTCGCAGGACTCTCGAACACCGTACTCACCGTCATATCCGACGACACCGCCATGCGCCACATTTTCTCCGCCAGCGGACCCGATAGCCTCTTGCAGCACGCCAAGGATCGCCTGTTCATCAATTGCGCAACCCTGTCACCCGGTATCCATCAAGAAATCCAGACGCTGGTCGAGCAGCGTGGAGGCACGACGCTGGAAGCCTGCATGGCCAGCAGTATCCCGCAAGCCCGTCAAGGCACTCTGTACCTCATGTGCGGCGGCCGACGCGAGGTCTTCGATCGTGCCCGTGCGTTGTTGGAGGATTTGAGTGCGCACCTGCGCTACATCGGACCGGCCGGCACCGCGGCCAACGTCAAAGCCTTGGTCAACATGGTGATGAATGCCAACACGGCCGCCCTCGCAGAGGGGTTGGGATTGGGCGCCGCGCTCGGGCTCGACCTGACCATGCTCCGGGAAGTCTTCGCCCAAACCGGCGCGAACTCCCGCGTGCTCGAAACGGACGGCGAGGACATGCAGCGGCGCGCCCACGATTGCTACTTTTCAGCCTCGCATGCAGCGAAAGACTCAGGCATCGCCCTCGCGCTGGCGGAACAGGTCGGGCTCACCCTTCCGGTTGCGCAAGCGACCTATGCGCAGTACAGCCGGCTGGTGGAGGAAGGCAAGGGGGAGTTGGACAAGTCCGCCATCGCCGAGCTGACATTCAAAGACAGGCTGGCCGGGTAA
- a CDS encoding SgcJ/EcaC family oxidoreductase: MHSTAPDQLHRAFTQAFNSGDLDAVMRLYEPEAALVPQPGQITIGAAANRQALEQFMALKGRMTISTVYVVQTEDLALLRGDWHLTAKAADGQPIEMRGQNIEVARRQADGRWLFVIDHPFGAG, translated from the coding sequence ATGCACAGCACTGCACCAGACCAGCTTCATCGAGCCTTCACCCAAGCCTTCAATAGCGGAGACTTGGACGCTGTGATGCGCCTGTATGAACCGGAGGCAGCGCTGGTCCCACAACCGGGTCAGATCACAATCGGTGCCGCCGCGAACCGGCAAGCGCTGGAGCAGTTCATGGCCCTCAAGGGCCGGATGACGATCTCAACCGTCTATGTCGTCCAGACAGAGGACCTTGCTCTCCTGCGAGGCGACTGGCACCTCACCGCCAAGGCGGCTGACGGGCAGCCCATTGAAATGCGCGGGCAGAATATCGAAGTGGCTCGCCGGCAAGCCGATGGCCGTTGGCTCTTCGTGATCGACCATCCCTTCGGCGCCGGCTGA
- a CDS encoding heme-binding protein has protein sequence MKTVGMAVAFLCAVAVSPGLAGATEDLPKESVLPSALAAKAVQAAIEHCKRDGYRVSASVVDRSGLLRSMTRADGAGPHTIDSSRKKAYTATSLRRPTSELADMISKTPTLQALRDMNEQILMVGGGLPIEIGGEVVGGIGVGGAPGAHLDDACAEAGLDAIGAAPKVPTGK, from the coding sequence ATGAAGACTGTCGGTATGGCTGTGGCCTTTCTGTGTGCGGTGGCGGTGAGTCCAGGACTGGCAGGGGCGACGGAAGATCTGCCGAAGGAATCGGTTTTGCCGTCGGCACTGGCGGCCAAGGCCGTACAGGCGGCGATCGAGCATTGTAAAAGAGACGGGTATCGAGTGAGCGCTTCGGTGGTGGATCGCTCGGGTCTGTTGCGGAGCATGACCAGGGCCGATGGCGCCGGTCCCCATACCATCGACAGCAGCCGGAAGAAAGCCTATACCGCAACCAGTTTGCGCCGTCCCACCAGCGAACTCGCCGATATGATCTCCAAAACCCCGACGCTTCAGGCGCTCCGCGACATGAACGAACAGATCCTCATGGTCGGCGGCGGTCTGCCCATCGAAATCGGTGGGGAAGTGGTCGGAGGGATCGGGGTCGGGGGCGCCCCAGGCGCTCATCTAGACGATGCCTGTGCCGAGGCTGGACTCGATGCGATCGGAGCTGCACCCAAGGTGCCGACGGGCAAGTGA